The following is a genomic window from Chryseobacterium ginsenosidimutans.
ATTTGCGAAAAATAAATTAGTTGAATTTGTAGAACCTGAAGACGGAATTCCTTATATGTCTGTAAGTTGGCCCGGAATGATTGGTGTAGTTTCTGGGATGAATAAAGAAGGAATTACGGTGACAATCAATGCGGGAAAATCTAAAATTCCGTTGACGGCAAAAACTCCGATTTCTTTGGTGACGAGAGAAATTTTACAATATGCCAAAAATATTGATGAAGCGATCGTGATTGCCAGAAAGCGAAAAGTTTTCGTTTCGGAATCAATCTTGGTAGGAAGTGCTAATGATAAAAATGCTGTAATTATTGAGGTTTCTCCGAATAATTTTGGTGTTTACAGAGTTGAAAATACAGGCAGGGTTTTCTGTACAAACCACTTTCAATCTGACGCTTATAAAAATGACAAGAGAAACCAAAAGCATATTGTGGAAAGCCATTCTGAATATCGTTACGAAAAATTACAGGAACTTTTGCAGGAAAATAAAAAGCTGAATCCTGAAAAAATGGCTTCTGTTTTAAGAGATAAATCAGGCTTAAAAGGCGAAAAGATAGGATATGGAAACGAAAAAGCAATCAATCAGTTATTGGCACATCACGCCGTGATTTTTTCACCTCAGAAAAAATTGGTCTGGGTTTCGTCCAACCCTTATCAACTGGGCGAATTTGTCTGTTATGATTTAAATAAAATATTTTCTAAAGAAAGGCTTGAAAATGGTGAGCTGGCAACTTCAAATTTAAATATTCCCAAAGATTCTTTTGTAGATTCTGAAGATTACAAAAATTATGAAGAATATAAGAAATTAAGCTCTCAAATTGAAGAAGCTATCGATAACAAAGAAAAAACACTTTCGGAAGAATTTATCAATCATTATCAAACTTTAAACCCTGATTTTTGGTTGGTTTATTATCAACTCGGAAGGTATTATTTTAACAAACAAGACTTTTCTAAAGCAAAAATTGAGTTTGAAAAAGCTTTGTCAAAAGAAATTACAACCGTTCCCGATAGAGAAAATGTTGAAGAATATTTACAGAAAACATTAAAAAAAATGAAATGATTCCAAAAAGCATAAAGTTTTTATTTGCTGTTCCTTTTGTGATAATTGCTTGCTATTCTGTGTATTTGTTCAATAAATATGGTTCAATTCCCGACATTATTCCGATTCACGGATACACGAAAAATACAGATGGCTTCGGAAGCAAAATGTTTCTTTTTTTGCCTATAATACTCAATCTTATTGTTTTAATATTCATTTGGTTAATTATCAGAAGACCGGATAATATCAAATTTTCTTTCGAAGTGAAAGAAGAAGATAAGGCAAAAACCTATTATACTTTACAGCTCTTTTTGGTAATTATGGCGATATTTGTGACGATTGTTACAACTCCTTTGCTATTCTCGGATGTTGTTTTTAAATAAATTATTATGAAAAAAATTTTAAGTTTATTTTTGATTTTTACCGTATTATTTTCATTTGCCCAAAGTAAAAAAGAGGTTGGAAACCTTTTTGTTAAAAGCTTGTTTATTGAAAAAAATATGGAGAAGGCACATACTTTTTTTGATCCTTCAATTTCGGGACAAGTTTCTATAGCAGATTTAAAATCGCTTACAGATCAGCTTGAAGGGCAATTGGGAGAACTGAAAAATATTCTTGAAGTAAATAATGAAAAAGACACTTATTATTTTTATTCCGATTTTTCTAAAACAAAATTAGATATACAGATTACTTTTAATGAAAATAATAAGATCGTAGGATTTTATTTTACTCCTCATAAGATTTTCGATAAAGCTGATGATAAAACGGCCTTAAAAATAAAAAGCGATGATCTCGAATTGAATGGAACGCTTTTACAGCCGACAGAAAATAATAAGAAAAAATTAGTCATTTTTGTTCACGGTTCCGGGCCACAGGACAGAGATGAAACAAGTGGCGAAAATAAACCCTTCAAAGACATTGCAGAATATCTTTTGAATAATGGGATTTCTTCATACAGATACGACAAAAGAACATATTCTTACCCTGAAAATTTTAATGATCAATCGACCGTAGAGCAGGAGACGATCCATGATGCAGTACATATTTCAAATTATTTTAAAAGCAATGAAAGTTTTAAAGACTATCAAATCATTATTTTAGGACACAGTCAGGGAGCTTATGTGATGCCTGAAATTGCACAAAAGGCAAAGGCTGAAAAATATATTTTTATGGCCGGAAATGCAAGACCTTTACAGGATTTGATTGCTGAACAATTCGAGTACATTAATAAAATCGAGCCTTCGAAAATATCGAATCAAGAGGTTGAAAATATTAAAAAGCAAGTTAAATTTTTAGGTTCGAATCAATTTGATTTAAATACTCCCAAATCTCAACTTCCGTTGGAGTTATCTGCTACATACTGGAAATATTTGCTTGATTATAAACCGCTTGAAGCTGTAAAATCAATCAAAGCTCCGATGTTTTTCGCACAGGGCGGAAGAGATTATCAGGTAACGGAAAAAGATTTTGCACTTTGGAAAAACCAGTTAAAAAGTGATAAAAAAGCAGAGTTTAAATTTTATCCCTTATTAAATCATCTTTTTATAAAAGGAATGGGGAAACCTTCTCCAAAAGATTATGAAATAAAAGGAAATGTAGATGAAGAGTTTCTTAAAGATCTGGTGAACTTCATATTGAAGTAATCTGATTTTTATTTTATTCAACATTTTAACTGTTTTTATTAAATGGTTTATTGTTATTGGTGGGTTTTGTTTAAATATTTTAACTAGATTTCACATTTTAGTAACAAAAATTTTGGTGCGAAGTGCATTTATTATCTATATTCGTTTTTTTAATTATTAAATGAATGAAGAAAATTTATTTACTGCAAATACTGTATTTCCTGATGCTTTTTTCGTGTAAAAACGATGAAAAAATCGAAAGCATTGAATCTGAAAGTTCTTTTGTTAACTTTAATATTGACGCTGTTCCGTATTCAAAATTATCAACGTATGCTTTTTTTATGGGAGATCTGAAAAATATGAATCCCAATTCAAAAGTAATTCCTTATGAGCCTGCAAGCTCACTTTTTACCGATTATGCACTGAAAAAGAGATTTGTATGGATGCCAAATGGGACAAAAGCAAGCTACAATGGAGATGATAAATCATTAAATTTTCCTGTAGGAACCGTTTTAATTAAGAGCTTCTATTACAACACAATACAGCCAGGTAATACAACAAAAATAATGGAAACCAGATTAATGATTAAAAAATCAAGCGGCTGGATTTTCGCAGAATATTTATGGAATGATGCCCAAACAGAAGCAGAATTGGTTACCGGAACTGATTTCACCAGTGGAAGTTCAAAAAATATTACTTTCAAAAAAGAAAATAATGAGGTGATGAACATTGATTATAGAATTCCTTCGGAAACGGAATGTTTTGCATGTCATAAGCTTGATAATAAACCAACTCCAATCGGTGTAAAACCTCAAAATTTAAATGTTTCATACAATTATTCCAACGGATTAAAGAATCAATTGCAGAAATTGGTAGATGAAGGTTATCTTCAGAGTTATTCTTCCAATATCGTTTCTACGGTAAATTATAAAGACACAAGTAAGCCTTTAGATATCAGATTAAGATCATATCTGGATATTAACTGCGCCCATTGCCATCAGGAAAATGCGCGTTGCGATTACCGGGCCATCCGCCTGAGTTTCAGCCAGACAACCGCCTTATCTAAAATAGGAGTTTGTGTGATGGCTGATGAACCGATAGACCCTTCACTGGAGAGAATTATCACGCCTGGAAATCCTGCCAAATCGGTGATGCATTTCAGGCTTAGCTCTACAGATGAAAGCAACAGAATGCCTTTATTAGGAAGAACAATTGTTCATGATGAAGGTGTTGAACTTTTAAAACAGTGGATCAATACTTTGAATCAAAACTGTCCATAAAAATTAATAATAACAACCTACAACATGAAGAAAACTCTATCCCTTTTGGTGATCATATTCAATATCACATGGGGAACTGCACAATTAACGTGTGCCACCGCAACTCCCCTGAATCCGGGAACAGTTACCGCTCCTACCGTAACGGGAGATGCGCCGACAACGGCATGTTCTCTAGGTTTACCCGGGAGTAACGGGTTATGGTATAAATTTACTGCCACAGCGAATAAAACAATTACAATTTCTACATCGTCTGCCGGACAGAATGCTGATACGCGTGTGATTGTATTTGCAGGAAACTGTACTGCATTAAACTGCATTACCGCTAATGATGATTATTCGGGAGTATTTTCTCAGGTAAGCTTTAATTCAGTTGCGGGAACGACTTATTATATTGTATTTGATAATAAATATTCTTCTTTAGCATTTAATATCAGTCTTTCTGAAACGGCTATTGTACCGGAACGTGTGTCTTTCAATTTACAGCCTGTAACTGCTGCCGGAAGTTTTAACAATTGTGTGGTGGATATGAACGGAGACTATCTTGATGATATTGTTTCCGTGGTGAGTGCTACTCAGGTTGTAATTTCTTATCAGCAAGCAGGTGGTACATTTAATAATGTGACATATACCGTTCCTACTACTACAATAACGCCGTCTTGGAGTATTGCTGCAGGAGATTATGACAACAACGGATTTAACGATCTTGTGTATGGCTCAGGAAGCGGAATTGCATTTTTAAAAGCGAATGCTGATGGGACAGCTTATACTTCTGATAGAAAGCAACAATCTTTTTTAGTACAGAGAACTAATTTTATAGATATTAATAATGACGGGAAACTGGATGCTTTCATTTGTGATGATAATGCTCCGAACCGATATTATATGAATGATGGCACCAATATGAACCATAATCAGGGTGGAATGGGAGATTTCCCTTCCGGTGGAAATTATGGCTCTATCTGGATTGATTATGATAATGATGGAGATATGGATCTTTTCATTGCAAAATGCAGCGGGGGAGGTTCAGGTCCGGGAGGAAATATAGATGAACTCCACAGAAATAACGGAAACGGAACATTTACCAACGTTGCAACAACAGCGAATATGGCAAATCCTACGCAGACATGGTCTACAGCATGGGGAGATTTTAATAACGACGGATGGATGGATGCGGTAGTGGGAATCAACTCTGCAAGCAACGGTTTGAGCAAAGTCATGAAGAATAACGGAGACGGAACCTTTACCGATAAATCGACAGGCTCCGGTTATGATGTAGGGAATTCTTTGAGCAGAGAATATGTTGCTTACGATTTCGATAATGATGGATTTCTTGATGTTTTAGGTGCAGGAAATACAATTATGTTTGGAAATGGTGATTTTACTTTTATACCAAATTCTACCACTTACAATTTAAATGCAACAAAACGTCCGATCGGAGATCTTAATAATGATGGTTTCCTGGATATTCAGAATGGAAATACGATCATGATGAATACAGGAAATACCAATAAATGGTTGAAAGTAACGTTGAAAGGAATGCAAAGTAACAGAAACGGAATCGGTGCAAGAGTCGAGATCTATGGAGCTTGGGGGAAACAAATCCGTGATGTACAGAGTGGAACGGGATTCTCAAATATGAGTACACTGAATGCTCATTTCGGAATCGGGCAGGCTACGGCAATTACAAAAGTTATTGTTAAATGGCCTTCCGGATTGATAGATGTTATTAATAATGTAACGCCAAATACAACATTGAATGTAGTAGAAGGATCATTCCTGAATACTAAAGAAGTTCAGGATACTCAGGAAACATTCACTGTTTATCCGAATCCGACGGTCGATATGATCAATTTTAAAACTAAAAAAGATTTTATTCCTGTAGATGCCAAAATATATGAGATGAGTGGCAGAATCGTTTTACAGGCAAAAGTTGAGAGAAACTCAATTTCTATTAAAGAATTGAATTCCGGAAATTATGTTTTGGTTGTAACAGATAAAAACGGTAAAAGCTATTCTCAGAAAGTGACGAAGAAATAACTTAATATTTATAACAATTGATTATACTATGCTGCAGGGTCGAAAGGCCTTGCAGTTTTTATTTTAATTAATTATTCTCAGGACTTACCTTATTCAGAAAAAGGAAAGTAGCAATTCCGGAAATAGCAGACATGGTTGTTGCTAAAATAAAACTTCCGATAATGTACTGAAGAAGATTGTTTTTAATCAATTCAAAATTCCATTCCTGACTCAGGATATTGCTTTCGCCATGTACAAATGGAGATCCGAGAAACAATGCTGCCGCAATAATAAAGGGAATAAAAGGTGGAAAACTGACGTTAGAAGCTACAAAGGCCAACACTTTATTCAGTTTAAATAGAACAGCTAAAGAAATAGTAAGAAATGTGTGAAATCCCCAAAATGGAGATAACCCGATAAATACCCCAAGTGCAAT
Proteins encoded in this region:
- a CDS encoding C45 family autoproteolytic acyltransferase/hydolase; the protein is MGKIIVFVGIIFSLISCGVRKSIKHIPEVNQYALEIPKVNKINDSTFSFNQNYLTKNKQQLWELYIKGNPLQLGYNNGALTQNLMQKQEEIFFSKVEGFVPSKFKQNILRWFMKWYNRKMYLNVREDYQAELYGLSHYSSDKYDFIAPKYLRSLYLHGAHDIGHAMQDLMVVGCTSLAVWNQNTEDGDLLIGRNFDFYVGDEFAKNKLVEFVEPEDGIPYMSVSWPGMIGVVSGMNKEGITVTINAGKSKIPLTAKTPISLVTREILQYAKNIDEAIVIARKRKVFVSESILVGSANDKNAVIIEVSPNNFGVYRVENTGRVFCTNHFQSDAYKNDKRNQKHIVESHSEYRYEKLQELLQENKKLNPEKMASVLRDKSGLKGEKIGYGNEKAINQLLAHHAVIFSPQKKLVWVSSNPYQLGEFVCYDLNKIFSKERLENGELATSNLNIPKDSFVDSEDYKNYEEYKKLSSQIEEAIDNKEKTLSEEFINHYQTLNPDFWLVYYQLGRYYFNKQDFSKAKIEFEKALSKEITTVPDRENVEEYLQKTLKKMK
- a CDS encoding alpha/beta hydrolase; amino-acid sequence: MKKILSLFLIFTVLFSFAQSKKEVGNLFVKSLFIEKNMEKAHTFFDPSISGQVSIADLKSLTDQLEGQLGELKNILEVNNEKDTYYFYSDFSKTKLDIQITFNENNKIVGFYFTPHKIFDKADDKTALKIKSDDLELNGTLLQPTENNKKKLVIFVHGSGPQDRDETSGENKPFKDIAEYLLNNGISSYRYDKRTYSYPENFNDQSTVEQETIHDAVHISNYFKSNESFKDYQIIILGHSQGAYVMPEIAQKAKAEKYIFMAGNARPLQDLIAEQFEYINKIEPSKISNQEVENIKKQVKFLGSNQFDLNTPKSQLPLELSATYWKYLLDYKPLEAVKSIKAPMFFAQGGRDYQVTEKDFALWKNQLKSDKKAEFKFYPLLNHLFIKGMGKPSPKDYEIKGNVDEEFLKDLVNFILK
- a CDS encoding FG-GAP-like repeat-containing protein produces the protein MKKTLSLLVIIFNITWGTAQLTCATATPLNPGTVTAPTVTGDAPTTACSLGLPGSNGLWYKFTATANKTITISTSSAGQNADTRVIVFAGNCTALNCITANDDYSGVFSQVSFNSVAGTTYYIVFDNKYSSLAFNISLSETAIVPERVSFNLQPVTAAGSFNNCVVDMNGDYLDDIVSVVSATQVVISYQQAGGTFNNVTYTVPTTTITPSWSIAAGDYDNNGFNDLVYGSGSGIAFLKANADGTAYTSDRKQQSFLVQRTNFIDINNDGKLDAFICDDNAPNRYYMNDGTNMNHNQGGMGDFPSGGNYGSIWIDYDNDGDMDLFIAKCSGGGSGPGGNIDELHRNNGNGTFTNVATTANMANPTQTWSTAWGDFNNDGWMDAVVGINSASNGLSKVMKNNGDGTFTDKSTGSGYDVGNSLSREYVAYDFDNDGFLDVLGAGNTIMFGNGDFTFIPNSTTYNLNATKRPIGDLNNDGFLDIQNGNTIMMNTGNTNKWLKVTLKGMQSNRNGIGARVEIYGAWGKQIRDVQSGTGFSNMSTLNAHFGIGQATAITKVIVKWPSGLIDVINNVTPNTTLNVVEGSFLNTKEVQDTQETFTVYPNPTVDMINFKTKKDFIPVDAKIYEMSGRIVLQAKVERNSISIKELNSGNYVLVVTDKNGKSYSQKVTKK